Genomic window (Onychomys torridus chromosome 5, mOncTor1.1, whole genome shotgun sequence):
GGATACCGTACACATCCAGACGATCAGAAGGCTGTGCTAAAACACAGGTGGTCGGGCTCTTTATTATGATTCCCTGGATCTAGGGAAGAACCTGAGAATCAATTGCAATATGTAACAAATTTCCAGGTGATGCTGCTGGTCTTGGGGTCAACTTAGAGAAACCTCCCAGAAGAGCATTAGAAATGATCTATTGGACTTTACTCCGTGTCCTTCTCAGACATAATTCCCTCTCACACCTATTTCCACATCCTTCTTTTCTACTGCAGGGAGCAATGCTGATGCCCACTTACTTCCCgctgctcctcctgctgcttctGGGGGCCCCTGGGACCAGCGTCTCCCACAAGTTCTACAACGCTGGACCAGTCTTCAGCTGCCTCAACACAGCCCTGTCTGAGGTCAAGAAGAACAAGCTGGAGGATGTACCCTTGCTGAGCAAGAAGAGCTTTGACCACCTGCCCCCACAAGACCCtttgagagaagaagaggaaggaggaaagcctGGCAAGAACAAAAGAACTTTCTCAAGCGCTGCAGGTGGGAATGGAGCTGGAAGCAGCCGGTACAGATACCAGTCTCAAGCACAGCACAAGGGGAAGCTGTACCAGGACAAGGCCAAAAGCGACCGAGGCACCAAGTTCACTCTGTCCCTTGATGTTCCCACTAACATCATGAACATCCTCTTCAACATCGACAAGGCCAAGAACTTGCGGGCCAAGGCAGCTGCCAACGCGCAGCTGATGGCACAGATTGGGAAGAAGTAAAGCAGAGACCAGGTGGGAGGGCAGCCCATTGAGACAAGAGCCCCAGAATAAAGGTGAGGGAAACTGAGGGCGTGCCCTTGAATCTCAAAGGACGGCTGTGCCCCCCTGATCCTTCTCGCTTCCATCCtggtttttccttctcctctgtaCATATACACTTAAGTGCAGTATTGTCCAGCCTGTGCAGATGATGGAGGTTAGCGTCTCTCCTGTATCCTGTGTCTGCTTTCTGGTTCCCTTCTTCAACAGGCTAATTCACACAGTGCCTCTCCTCTCCAAGCTCCTCCCTGTTGTCCACATGCCTGAGGAGAGACTGTtgaggctccctccctccctgttccaccTGTACCTCGGCAGAGACAAGGAGAGGCACAGCTCACCCACTTGCCACTAAATACTTCCCCTTCTGTTCACATCTGGATTAAAACCAGTGGCTTCTTGAACTTCTGttgtctctgcttttcttctttcaaacTGATTTTAGAACAGGAACTGCTAATGAGGGATGTTGCTGCTGCGGGGTCAGTTCCCCATCCCTCCCAGGGGTGGCGCTGCTAAAGAGTAAAGGAAAGCTTAAGAATCGGTCAGCTGTTGTGGTTCTGTCTCAAACCGTCTTTGTGAGATGGTCCCACAAAAAGCAGCATAATTTGGGATTTGTTCCAGAGTGGGCATCAAGCTGTGGACGAGCAGGAGGCTATACCATTCCGAATTCCTCCATAGCTCACTAGAGCATAGAGGCACTAATTTCTTAATTTCCTGTTGGGTTTTATGGTGGGGCGGGGTATGCGTGCACATGTGTAAGCATGTTAGCATTGTGGGGGCACCTGTATATTGGTGGAAGTACCTGCATGTGTTTATGCATGGTGAGGGTAAAGGCTGATGTAGTTGTCTTCCTGGATAACTCTCCACCTTATATactgaggcagaatctctcacttgaacccagagctcactgactcagATATTGTAGTtatccagcttgctctggggatcctgtCTTTACCTTGTAGAATTTGGGATTATAAGGAGGCCACCATGCCTACCCAGCATTTTTATAGAGATACTGGGGATCTAAACTCTTGTCTTTAAGCTTGCATGGTGTATTTGctacttcctgttgctgtggtaagacaCTATGGTCATGGAAACTTACAAAAGAACATGTTTACTTAGtgtttacagtttcaaagggttagagGTCATAGTGGGGAGCAggtcagcaggcaggcagacatgggacTAGAGCAATAGCAGAGAGCACCCATCTTGAGACAggacaaggaagcagagagagaatggaaaaatatgttttgaaacctgaaagcttgaccccagtgacacacttttcccaataaggccacatctcctgatccttcccaatcagttccactaactggggaccaagtattcaaacatatgaacatATGAGCCATTCTAATTCTAACCACCACAAGTACTTTACCCATCTCCCTGACCCCTTCATTGAACTCTCACCGAACCCACATACCTGCCCAGTACTGTGCAAGGCAATGTGGCAGATACTTATGTTTCTGTGATACAAGGCAAGGCTTTTGCTATCTGAAAACTAATAGGctaactgaataaaaagaagcaaatttgGAAAGAAGTCATTGTTACCACAATGCTACAAATGGTGAACTTGAGATTCAGAGCAGTTGtgtaaaattacatacatattcatagaTTTATATGACAAATTCAAAGATGAGAATATTTAATATGAACAAAATTCTCCTAAAACTGGACCACATTAAAAACTCTGTGGCTTCCTCACAGCAAGACTCAATGGCCAGATTCTCAGAAAAGAGACCATTGTCCTATTGACTTCCACACAGTGACaaatcattaataaataaaatgaacttctGAGTGACAAaatacacaacacaacacaacacacacacacacacacacacacacacacacacacacacacaatgtgaacATCAGCACACTACCAGAggtaaagtcaaaataaaaatgaagctggGGTTGTAGTTCAATGGTAGATGTTTGCCTAGGTGTGTACAAGGCCCTTGATTAAATGTCCAATACatgcacagagagaaagacaaagacagagacaggtcagtcctgtggacccagggctgcaggatctccatgacacagggcagcaatAGAATGTACAGGAGGAGCCCAGCGTCGATGGTGCAGCAGAGACCAATGATTCCTTTTGATAAACGTTTCCAGGAAAAAGTATACGGataaagggtttactgtgtgactcactgtgtcacactgcagcttccatgatgagattttcccctcctttctttttttctttttctcttaaattttattttgggttttttttttggggggggtgggagatgagtgggattgggaggtataatgtgaaagacacaaagaataaattaaaaataaatcaaatagaaGCTTAGAAATGTGGCTGAACAATTTAGGCATGGCCCACTGGGCAGTTTCTTTGAGGCCTCAGCACTTAAGTGATTTTTTATCAAATTTTTAGGCTCTCAAGGTTTCTCACTCTAATTGTTGAGCTGAACTATGATTCCTATTTCCCCTATTGGCATTTTGAATCTTCGATCCCTAGCTCCTCTGTCAGTACAGATGTAATTACTTAAGTTGAGGTCATACTGGAGTAACATAAGCCCTAATTCAATATGACCAGTGTCCTATGAGAGGAGGAATTTTGGCCATAGAGGCACACAAGTAGAAAATACTATTTGAAGATTGAAGTTATGTCACAAGCCAAGACATTACCACAAACTAGGAGGGTGGTCTGGAGGAGAGCCCTCCCAAGAACATATAGAGGGAGTTTGGGCTGCTGGCTCTTTGACTCTAATGTTTAGCTTTCAGAGCTGTGATACAATGAATCTCTCTTTCATAAGTCACCCAGTTCATTGCCCTTTGTTACTGTAACACTAgaaaaattatgttattttaacTGTGGTGGTCAAGGTGGAATTGTATAACCATGTAATTACGTTTTAACTCTTACAAGAATCTTTCAGTGTAGATAATCGTGCCTTATCTGTACAAATTAGTAAATTGAATCTCAGAATaatcaaatgaccaaaaaaagacagggacaggaagacagagagagacagagagacatgcagacagagtaataaaaaattggaaaatgtttGCCACGCATGTAAAAGGCACACAGCTTTCTGatcaaatatataaagagctactttaaaaaatattctcattaGGAActaatccaaaacaaaaacaaacaagggcaTGACAGatcacataaaaacacaggcatatgaaaatacaaatgagCTTGAACTCTGTGAAAAGGTGTTCAGCTTCATAGACGCCATGCTACTGTAACTACCACATATAATTTCTCATCTCTCATATTAGCAAGTGTCTGTAATACACTTTTATTCTCAGTACACTACATGGAGCATCCACTCTCTTCTGTTACTCACCCTGTCCCTGCAAGTCAGAGAGACAATTAAGCAATATTTGGTGAAATTACAAAGCTTTGCACCTTTTGATTTAACAATTATCCACTTGCAAGCATTActggaaattttgtttttgtttttgatttttggttttggtttcagatttttcaagacaggatttctctgtgtagttttggtgcctgtcctggagctcgctctgtagaccaggctggcctcaaactcacagagatctgcctggctctgcctcttgagtgctagaattaaaggtgtatgccaccgctgcccagcattTTaacttgaaatatatttaaattttaatcaacCTATCTCTTAGATCAATACTCCAAGCACagagaaattaatatttttctgaatattaCATGTTTATGAGTAAATCTTATAAGTTCCTTGGTCACTAGTGTTCCTGAAACTATGATAATATCTCACTTAATTCTTACAAGTATATTCCaaggtatatgtatatattcagttTTGAAGACAGAGATTAGAGATCAGAGAAGTTAGAAAGATAACCCAGGTCTCCCCTCTGTGAAGTGGCAGAGTCACATCCATTTGTTCATGAACTTTCTCTTAATCAGTATTGTAAGCATTAGAAACACCAGCTATCCACTCACCTCACAGAGCTATCATGAGACTCAACTGATCTGCAAATGTGAAGACATCAAAATAAGCCCCATGGGGTCAGTAGTATGTCCCCA
Coding sequences:
- the Ucn3 gene encoding urocortin-3 encodes the protein MLMPTYFPLLLLLLLGAPGTSVSHKFYNAGPVFSCLNTALSEVKKNKLEDVPLLSKKSFDHLPPQDPLREEEEGGKPGKNKRTFSSAAGGNGAGSSRYRYQSQAQHKGKLYQDKAKSDRGTKFTLSLDVPTNIMNILFNIDKAKNLRAKAAANAQLMAQIGKK